The window acaggccacctggaggtagtgatttgcagagtaccgaaaacctgtgtactcattttaaacagtgttttaacaagctcccaaaagaaaaagaagtttttatcttgggagattttaactgtaacatgctttcaaaatatgctctttcctccaaaataaaggaattatgctccactcttttcctaaaacaacatattacggagccaactcgtgttactgaaaatagtagcactcttatagacttaatactttctaacagttcttgtatttctaaaactggtgtcatggatttaggcatcagtgatcacaatttagtttatgtgatcagaaaattcaaaaggccaaaatttgaacctaaaacatgcaaggttcgtagctacaagaacttcagtaaagaggcttttctgaaggacctcaggaatttagactggtcatattttaataattatgatgaccttgatgaagcatgtgagaaactgaataaaaatgttaaaacagtggctgacaaacatgcccctttcaaaacacatagattttctggccgtgttgaggcatgggtcactgatgaattaataatagccattaaagaaagagacttcttgaaacggaaagcatcaaaaacaaaatccatcatagactgggaagctttcaaacaaaaaaggaaccaggtaataggtctcaaaaatcgactcaaaaacgagtactataatgacgttttgcaggactttcaaaaacggccaaaacaactttggaaaaccctaaaaaaactggttcctgataagtcaggcaatactacctcgataaaacgagtagtccaaaacgatggtacagaaacttctcacccaaaagaaatttccaacacattcaattcattttttgtcagtgttggtgccaaactagcctctaaattttcttctgacactactaatgttaatccacctgttagcggacacgattttcggtgggctcgtattgagaccaaaagtgtcgaaaaaataattagttcactaaaacttaataaagctacaggcttggacggaattggttcacgactgctaaaagcaggttcgtcagttttaagtatttatttatcaagtcttttcaacaaatctttatttactggttatgtacctaaatgttggaagactaaaagggtctcgcctatttttaaaagtggcaataaaacagatcctactaattatcggcctatctccattttgccaattcctatgaaaatttttgaaaagttagtgcatgagcaaatgtctcattttatttctgagcacaacttcctgaatgacagacagtccggatttcgaaaactcttttccacagaaactgcagtagtcgatgtctctgattttattcttactgagctcgaccaacataactttgtttgtgctgtgctcattgaccttaaaaaagcttttgacactgttgatcataaaattttgttaaaaaaactatggtgttttggcatcagagatgctgcctttgactggttcgagtcctacttaacggaccgaatgcagctgactcttgtaaacgacacaggatcagatctgcttcatgaagacgcttttggggtgccgcagggatctgtgttggggcccctgctctttcttttgtatattgatgacttaaaatctgtcatcaattcaaactaccaccatctatatgcagatgatacaataattatttcgtctcataaaaacttggatacccttgtctcccaggtcgagttagaactttcgcaagtcgacctctggctgaataataacaaaatgactattaatacggacaaaactgaaacaatctttttcggcaaccacagccagttaaaaaaagttgagaacaaaactatcaactatatgggtattcctttgaagaggagcgaaaaagttaaatatcttggggtaacatttgatcaaaaaatgcaatgggaaaagcacattaatgacataaatagaaaaatactaattaaatattctaaaattagaaccattgcatcctgtttaacacctcacacaaaaaaccttttaattaatgcacttgtcatgccatatttccactactgctcctcggcatgggcttgtgccacccaaggtagattgggaaaactagaaaaacgattaaaatgtgtccgtacctttcttgggaaagagagggaatattcaatgaataatttactcatcaaaaacgatgccatattagttttcaaagccatgaatcacattgctcctgattacatgcgctcaaaattccttttgacaaaaaactgtcataatcatcaaacaagaggagcttcaaaaaacaggttcacacttcccttggtcaacacggaatttggcaaaaaagccttcccatttagagctgcaaaagtgtggaataatcttccagaccaagtgacctgtgatggaagtctgctttcgtttaagacttccatctcgaatgtatttggcaaattctaatggagatcactttttaactttttaatttttgttttttattctttttcttttcaattttcacagattataaatgttactatgtttgattgagctgaggcagtctaaggtttatcattttttgtttcttttttgttctagtggcccccagtggaaacaatccactaactataggtttttgtgattttctgggctagccactttaaatatttattattattattattattattagaacATCTGATTTACCCCaactttcaaaagtttttaattcAACTTTATTTCCTTTCGTTCTTTTTtcagacatttttttaaaaaaattatagccCTGATATAATCTCCACATTAACCCAGactgaacaaacaaaataaaatatcaacGATCCCAACAATTAATGTTTTCATTGGTTCGCAAAATTTGaaaggaaaaagaaacaaattcttCAAAAGATAGCGGCCACACACTAGGTCGTTAGCGACCTATATCTGTTCTGCATAATACCCCTTGGTcagtaaaaagaaagaaagaaagcaaaTGGTGGCAATTAAATTCACTTCAACATTTGGTAAAGACTGCTCATGTGCGATCTATTGTgagttcagtaaaagaatgatcgtttatttttagagttcagtaaaagaatgatcgtttatttttaaggtttatttagtaaattttctttgttataaatacaataatttttaattacagcAACGTTTTGCGCGTGCGATAAATCGCACACCTAAACAAATCTGCACATGTGTGGGGgcatgcgcgtgcgatcgcacgcctctcacgAAATGGCCTGTTCTCATTGTAGCACACATGTCCTAAGTCACAAAAATATGCCCGAATGACTTAATAAAGTCTTTCATGCTGTCGTTTGATCTCTAAAATAGAAATTGCACGTTATAGGGTACAAATAATCTCAATGATTATGGGGAAATACAAGCTGTACCACACTTACTGTTGAATTGGGACAAAGTCCTCAGTTTTTTGTAAACCCACTAAGATACATTATTTCGACCAATCAGCCATTTAATAAGCATTTATTTGTATCATCCCTTTTATTTGTATCGTCAACTCAGTCACGGAAGAAAAAGGTCCGTAAGGTAGTTTATTGGTCCCATGGCCAAGGGAACACAGTACCCCAATGTTGTTACCCTCCTTAGTAAAATTTATGTCAGTAGTGTGACGGTGCTGACGTACACTTATTCCGGCCCTGATTTTATGACATCAacctaaaacaaaaaacaagttatttttCTGAGCATGTTGAAAACTCTTGCCTTGTATTCTGggataaaggtttaaaaaatgtgacattttttgagattaattaaataattttttaaacctttagtGTCCATCAAAATGAATGGAAGATCCATCACAGTCAAGGGACCTAGAGGTACACTGCATAAAAGTTTCAGCCACTTAAACTTAGAGCTTACACGTGTTAACAAAAAAACCATACGGGTTGATGTTTGGTTTGCTCTGCGTAAACATCTTGCTTGCTTGAGAACAATTTGCAGTCATATTGAAAATTTGATTAAAGGAGTACAATATGtaagtattattatttatttgaaaattgtcTGATCTGAACTTtgacaaaagaaatttttgatatataatGAAACTTTTTAGCAATTAGCAAACAGTTAATATGTGTGTGTGTATGTTTATCTTCTAACAGGATAGTAACTGCAATATAAATAAGCAGCCTTTCTGGCATTCAAAAAGGAAAAGCTTCTTAATTATTAGTAACtacatattttctaaaaattttcagAATATCCTAAAATATGGAATAGCTTTTTatatttaaggatattttggaaatttttatACATCTAAAATCATGAAGTTTTAAATCTGTGGCTACCCTGCATCTTTTTAAGCTGATTGACGATCTTTTAGCACATTCTATGTGCATCTAGTCGTttagcccgtggaagaatccaatAATCTGGTTGTTTTTCACTCGTACACATTTCCTGCATAAGTATTTCGTATTTCCACCTGTGAAGGTTCcaaaatcatgtaaaattaaaaataggatCGCTACTAACTGGATATTATCTTCTTTTTAGGGTTTTCTATACAAAATGAGATCTGTGTATGCTCATTTCCCAATCAATTTAAACATAATTGACGACGGAAAAACTGTGGAGGTTCGAAATTATCTTGGTGAAAAATACATCCGTGTTGTAAAAATGAGGGATGGCGTAATTTGCAAACCATCTGGAAATAAAGATGAAATTATTGTTGAAGGAAACGACATTGAATTAGTCTCGAATTCAGGTAAGGTTAAGTATTGTCAATAATTTTTCTCTTGGCTTAAAAAAACTGTCCGATTGTGTATTCCGATGTTACTTTATAAACTATGTTATATTATCCTTAAATTTAGCTGCGCTCATCAATCAGTGTGCTAAAGCGAAGAACAAGGACATCCGTAAATTTTTGGATGGTATATATGTTTCAGAAAAGACTACCATTGTAGCAATTGAGGATTAAGAAATACACGCCTGAAATTACAAATtcgagttttttgttttttttttggtaatgtCGTATGTTTTAGGAAAATACCGTCTTCTCAAAATCTAATCCCAAATTTGACTGTAGAGTGGCAACACTGCTAGGGATTGCTACTTGACATTTATCTCCACGCGGGTTCTATTTGACGGAATTAATTTCGCAAATTAGCCAAAAATTACGCAAATGAAATCTGCTCGCGACAATTTATGACATAACATGGAGTGCGATTTGTGATTTTATTTTCGATCGTTTATAATTGTACTCGTAAATTTAGTTTGTAGTTTAATGTCGTTAAAACCGAAAGCAAATTTGCGGTTGTTCAGCAACACAACAGTAAACATTTAAGGACATTTGATTAACTGTGCTTATAGGCAGTTTTCACGTTCTGCAGTTTCCATTTTTGACAAAAGCCGCTTTCAGTCGTTTGAGTGGATACATTTTACTTATGTGAAAGCTAATACGCCACCTTGTCTCGTGGTCAGATATACACAAAGAGAAAACAGGTCAAGGAATCAAAGTTAAATGGAATATGATATGCTCCAATGCGCAAAGTACAGTCGACGCTCATTATCTCGAAcctccgttatctcgaactttctctatctcgaactttttcttCGGTCCCTTGAGTTCGAACTTTTCATGAAATacgctcgttatctcgaactttcgctATCTTGAACTTTTCTTTCGGTCCCTTGggagttcgagataacgagcgtcgacaaacattttctttttttattgcatttgtGTTCCATGAGTGGTGCGATTATGCATTGAAGGCCGAAGCAAACatctaacattttattttcgtgTTGGTTAGGATGTGGAAAAAGTCAAATTTTGCTTTCGCACACTTCAATCAAACCATTTGAATGTTAATTCTAAAATTCAAGATGGCGAATAAGTGTATAGTCAGAAGACCCACCATAACTTTTCCCACCATCAAGTAATCGGAATTGTTAAGATGGGAAAAATCAcgtttgagagaaactgaatttggTATCCTCGAAAACAACTGAGTTAACTATGCTATTAAGTGTATGGTAGCAGCGCTTAAACTAATTATTAGATTGCAGCGGTAAAAAACCCTGTCTCAGCTAGAGGTTACAAGAAATTAGGTGTAAAGGAGAAATggtcaaaagattttttaacaacattGTCAAGAAATTATAAATGGGCGATTTAGCCTTTTTTTACAGGCTCAGGAACATTGTCACTAcatcttttttttcctttttgtattGCCCCTGATTCGAAAAAATTTGTATTATCGAGCAAACTATAACGAGAAAATTATAGAAAAGCCGAAAACATGTAGAAAATCAGAAAACgataaaatatgttaaatatgaggacaatatatatatactatatctACACCCTCTTGTCTACAACTTTTTTAATAGAGCAATTATTCTTGAACTTTAgggattttatatatatattggatCTCCTAGTAAATATCTTTGTAGTTTAGGAGCAGAATTTTAAGAGCGGCATAGTTCTTTTAATAACAAAGTATTCAAGaacaaatataatataatactaCAAGCAAATATTATTCTTAATCCCTTTTAATTCAACAACCTCGCTTCCAGGGAATTTTGCCTTTTTTGGTTAATTTGACAGCGATAATAACGACTTAGGACGAAGAAACTTGGGGACGAGGATGCTTTAAATCCTGgctttgttgatattttgaTCGAATATTCAAATGTTAAACTTTCGAAAAATTTTCCATCGCATATGTTTTGCACTCAAACGCAATAGTAAAAAGCTAAGCCAATTAGATGAAACAGTACTAAAATGCATCCAACATGAAAATCTTGTTGAATAAACCAGAAATCTTTATTCTACataattgaaattttttgtttgttccgCCCTTAATTTGAGCTCATTTGCGCTGCAAAATTAACTCGCAATCGTTCTATTATTTGCGAattgtttatttatattaaatttaaGCAATACACTTATTCGTATTTCCTATCAGACACTATTTTCATTTTGCAATTTCTAAGCGTATAAAAAAATGCTAATTATCAGAGGACAAGTctacttaaatatatttctgtttCCTGATGACGCAAAAAAAGAGGGAAGGGCTAGGCTGAATAAAGAACTTATGGCAATTATGTTGCTTTGTCGATGTAAACAGTCGGAGCATTGACCTGAGTTTAACAAGCAcaaaaaaaagagtttgttTGACTTTTAGATCTCTTTCTTTGTTGAAACATTGTTGATGATAAAGCCACTCTTCGTATGCGCCTTGTCCCCGGGGATTTTTGCCGTTCTAATAAAAAAACGGCATGGTCTACACCATGCCGTTTTTTTATTAGAACGGCAAAAATCCCCGGGGACAAGGCGCATACATTTGTTGATTGATATTACATTATGTTTACCGGCTTTATATTTGTTTATCTGTCTTAGTAAATGCagattttaaattaataatCATACTTTCTTTTGTGAAGTAAACTGGTTTTATAATTAGCAAGGAGCTGCTATACTGCCAACAAGAAGATATTTGATTTCAGGTATTACGAtaaatttttattgtacatttatttttatttttaagtgcACTCATTGACCACAAAAGATAGACGAATAAaactttttctctttattattttgtggaaaagtgcTAGCTCTCAATTCACCTAATTTATTCATACGTTTTTCAGTgctaagaaaaacgacttgggacgtgatcaTGGTGTGCggaaatttgaaaacaaaaacatcattttCCCATTATTGGGATGTGACATAGTAACGGCTCgtaaaagttgaaaatttagaGAATTCTTCTTCACCCTTTCACTCTAGCAACCATCTTTGCATTAGAATCAATATTGTCATTTTCGTTACTCTTAACATAAGATCCTTTGCTTAGGAATACTAACTTATACAAGTGGTTAGATGGTGTTCCTTCAAAAACCAGTTCTGATAGGTTtccatttgttttgtttagtaagtaagtaaccGGAAGTTTTATGTCCTTCAGGATTCCCTTTTAATGGCTGCTCGTCCCCCCCGCCGACTGTAATtgtgttacattaccgccagagatacgtatagcattgctaaTTACTTGCCTGCCCACGAGCTGGTTagcagtagatggcaccaaatgagTTGACAACACTACATGGGAAGTGCGCCGGAGAACTAGGGCCTTTATGATTATAAGCCGAATGCTCTACCAATACACCATCTCTgctagtttaaaaattaaaagcgaCACTGTTTTAAACACAAAGCATCTTTCATtaataatgttgttgttttaacaatAGCAAACGTGAAACGTTGATTGTTGGCTACCCAAATGCAAAGTCGAACAAAGTCGCGCATGTCCTATTTGAAGTGAGATACGTATTTTTCTTGACAAAATAACCCAAAAAAGAGGAGCAGAATTGATGCTTATAAAATATATCAGCATTTTTCTTTGCTTACAAAAATttctaacattttaaaattataagtgTTTTCGTCCTTTTTCTCGAGGCGCTCTCTGTTTTTTTAGGTTGAAAATAGAGAAATATATAgcataattttttctttgtttcatcTCAGAATCCCTAAAACGCTTCGCTTCAGACCTAATAGACAAGTTTACTTTATTTTACTTGTTTCAGTCTCTGCTTTAACATTGCGTATGTGTTTGCGTCGCAAATGTGAACCAGGCTGTAGCAAATTTCTAATGGCTGGCTTGCGAGAGAATTTAAGAATTTGTTAGGGATGAATCAAACTCTTTGACGAATAGAAAATATCTGCTTCAGGAATAGTTTTAAATGCAAGCTCAAAAATAGCATTATAACGAAGTTCGCATGGATATCGGGAAAGGTGAACTATCTATTAACTTCGCAAATGCGTGCTTGAAATAGGGAACGATCTAAAACGCATtttatgttgttattatttgtaattatacaTTGCCTGGCAACTTGAATTGATTTCACA is drawn from Hydractinia symbiolongicarpus strain clone_291-10 chromosome 8, HSymV2.1, whole genome shotgun sequence and contains these coding sequences:
- the LOC130654603 gene encoding 60S ribosomal protein L9-like, coding for MKTILASQTVTIPDGVSIKMNGRSITVKGPRGTLHKSFSHLNLELTRVNKKTIRVDVWFALRKHLACLRTICSHIENLIKGVQYGFLYKMRSVYAHFPINLNIIDDGKTVEVRNYLGEKYIRVVKMRDGVICKPSGNKDEIIVEGNDIELVSNSAALINQCAKAKNKDIRKFLDGIYVSEKTTIVAIED